The DNA sequence TGCGACTTTGCAATATGATCAAATTGCTTGTTTTCTAGTAGGATTTTTTTAATAGTTGAATTGCACAAATCTCTTTACCTCTTAGGTCTTGGAGCATTTTATAACTGACAAATCGTAGGAACCATCCTACCCCATAGCAAATAAACCACGACAACCTCCAAAAGAGTAACAACTATTAAAGTTTGGTGGTAACTATAAATAAGTTTGGTTGTATAAAAAATACAATATTACTAAGCAATGTGAAGGTATTACACGTTTGTTGAAGACTCAAATATCTTATATACGCCCTTAATAATTATTTCTCGTGCAGACCTACGGGAACCCAAACGTTACCTATGACTGGTACGCGGGTAACTCTGGGGTGACAAACCGTTCAGGAAAATTCATCGCCGCTCATGCAGCTCATGCAGGTTTGATGATGTTCTGGGCAGGTGCGTTCACTCTTTTCGAACTCGCTCGTTATGACTCATCTATTCCGATGGGTAATCAAAACCTTATTTGTTTGCCTCATCTTGCTGGACTTGGCATAGGTGGTGTTTCTAATGGGGTTATTACTGAACCTTATGGCTGCACAGTAGTAGCTGTATTACACCTCATTTTCTCAGGAGTACTTGGTGCAGGAGGACTCTTGCATTCAATGAGATATGAAGGAGATCTAGGTAATTATCCTGACTCAGCCAGAGCTAAAAAGTTCGACTTCGAGTGGGACGATCCAGACAGATTGACCTTTATTCTTGGTCACCACCTTATTTTCCTAGGATTAGGCAACATTCAGTTCGTTGAATGGGCAAGAATTCATGGAATTTATGATGCTGCCAAAGGTATTACTAGAACTGTTGATTACAACCTAGACCTTGGAATGGTATGGAATCACCAAGCTGATTTCCTATCAATATCTAGCCTGGAAGACGTAATGGGTGGTCATGCATTCCTTGCATTCTTCCTAATTACTGGTGGAGCATTCCACATTGCTACCAAGCAATTTGGTGAATACACCGAATTTAAAGGAAAAGGACTTTTATCAGCAGAGTCAATCCTCTCTTATTCATTAGCTGGTGTTGCATATTGTGCATTTGTTGCAGCCTTCTGGTGTTCAACAAATACAACTGTTTATCCAACAGACCTTTATGGTGAAGTTCTAAAACTTCAATTCGATTTCGCACCATACTTTGCAGATACAGCATCTGACTTACCTGCAGATGTACATACTGCAAGAGCTTGGCTTGCTAACTCTCATTTCTTCCTTGGATTCTTCTACCTTCAAGGACACCTATGGCATGCCCTTAGAGGAATGGGATTTGACTTTAAGCGTGTAGGTAAAGCGTTTGACAATATGGAGAACGCCAAAATAACAGCTGGATAAATTTCAAACGAATTTATCCTTAAAAGTCAAAAGCCATAATTTATGGTTTTCAACTAAGCAACACACCCACTCATTTATTGAGTGGGTTTTTTTTTGGACATACCAATTAGCTCTATTCCATAAAATATTTTCAGGAGAAACCTTTTCAAAGTCTTCAAAAACGAACTTTCTCCCCAAATATCGTATAAAAAGTTACATATTAATGGTAAATATCTTCGCAAACTCTCAATAAAGGTCATGCAATTGAGAATCGGTTGCAAAAAGGAATCTTATTAATGTAGGGTTGAGAGCGATTCTCAATTGCAGCGTTGTTATCTAAATGAATTACAGATTTCTTCCTGATGGGCCAGTCCCAAAAGTAAGGATGACGCCAGGGCAGACAGTACTCATTGACCCGTCTTCGCGTTCTGAAGGTTCTTGCCTTGAGGTAATAGAAGGAATTGCTCGAGTTTATTGTCCATGTGAAGAGACAGAAGGAATGACTTTGGCCTTTCTTCAATCTGGAGATCAACTCAGAACAGCAAGACTCTGCAGTGAAGGTATTTGCGTTGAGGCTTTGACACCTCTCTGCTTTAAAAGTGATGCCGACTCTCTAGAAGCAAACGGATATGACCCAGTTAATGAATGGACTCTTCAATTACTTCGCATTAGACATTTAGGCAACGCAGAACAAAGACTTCAAGCTCTATTGGCTTTATTAGTTAATCGATTGGGAAGAAGATGTGGTAACTGGTGTCAATTGCCATTCAGGCTAACTCACGAAAGGATTGGTGAGTTAATTGGGTCTACCCGAGTTACTTCTACCCGCCTGATTAGTCGATTAAGGTCTGCTGATTTATTAGTAGTCCCCTCTGGAGAAAGTACTATTAGCCTAGCCCCAGAGTTTGTAGAAGCTGCCCCACTGAGTATTTAAAATGAAGGTCTCTTTAGCTACATCTGACTCGCTGATTGCAAGCTTATGTCGAGAAATGGAATATATAAGAAATAGGTACGACATAATCAATAAAATGCTCAAGACAGCTAAAGATGTATACCTAATAAAAAGATTAAATGTAGAGATAGATAGACTGATTTCTAGAAAAGATGAATTGATTGCTGTAACTAAAGGCTTTAAGAGTACTACTGAGGAAGGTAATTTATCAAAATTATTTTTATTAGAGATATGTAAAAGACCATTAAACTGGCATTAGTAAATTATCAGTTGGTAGACAATTCATTGTCAATGATTAATAATGCTGGTGGTTGCTCATTGGCAAATCTTACTTTTCCCAAAATGTGGGCGAATTCATCCTCAGATTTAGTTTGACTTTCTATAATTGGATCAAGAAAAACATTAGATCTTGTATCGGTCGCCCTCTCCGCTAGAGAATACAATTGATGTAATGAACTAGTTACATCAGCTTCCATCTGAAATGCATGACATATTACTGATTCAATAGACTCCCATTGCTGATTTGGTGCTGCTATATCCTGAAGAACAACTGATTGTCCTCTGGCTATTAAATAATTAGCAAAATTAGAAGCATGCTCTTGCTCACTTAGTGATTCATGCTTAAAAAATGAAGCAAAACCTCTTAATTCTCTTTCCGCAAACCAGAGTGACATAGCAAAATATTGCGCGCTAGAATTTCTTTCCATTGTCAAATGTTGATAGAGAGCTTCGACTAAGGAAGTCTCCATAGGTTGAGCCATTGCTCTTCCAGAAGGCCCTGACATTACTGTCGATGTATTCATGCTGATGTCATTCATGTCAAGTCTCCATGAGTAAAGGGACTAAGGCTTTGAATATTCTTGATACATACAAATGATACAAGATAAATATATAAAAAGAAGTTTCTACTAGTAAAAGATGACCTTATTGTAAAATGAGAATGAATATCAGTTGCTTTTATTCAGCAGTTACATGACACACTTAGATAGTCTGAGAGATAAATTTGATCAAAGCAGTAATGCTTTCTATAAATTAAAGAAGAAGCAATGTAAAAAAAGAAAATGCTCTAACTGGAAGGGAGGGAAATGTATCTGCGGAAGGTAACTAGCTAATTATTTGCTTTAAGAATACAAGAAACACAGCCTGGATAAAGAAAAGCATATTTACCATTAATAAATTTGAGGTCGCATTTATCTCCTATCTTAATATTAGCATCCAATGTTACTGAAACCCTAAGTATATTTTGAGAATCCTGAATTCTACAAATCCATTGAGAAGCTCGAAACTCTTTGCTTATAATCGTACATTTACCGCAGGGATTTAATGATATAGATAAGGAGTTTTCATCAAACATGAGGACATTTGGCTGTGATTTAAAAAGATGAGATTGAGCAATGATCGAACCATATGGTGTATTGAAACTATTACCATTTGAGTGTATATTTACTATATTATTTTGAAAGACAAATTTACCTACAAAGGATGTAAGTGGCTTTTGTAACATATCGACAGGGGAGGAGCACTGGTGTAAAGAGCCATCCTTTAATACCGCCACTCGATCACAAATGCCTAAGGCTTCATGTGGGTCATGAGTAACTAATATTGCTGTAGCTGAACAGGATCTAAGTACACTAGTTAGTACATTGCGAAGATTATGTCTTACCTCTACATCTAAGCTGCAAAAAGGTTCATCTAAAAGCAGTAATGAAGTGCCTGGAGCAAGTGCCCTTGCTAAGGCTAGCCTTTGTTTTTGTCCACCAGATAGTTGATGAGGGTAACTATCTCGCAAATCAATCAACCCAACGAGTTCTAGTAACCAATTAGCCTTAGCTTTGTCGCTATTTGTGGATAGCCCAAAACAGACATTTCTCCATACATTTAGATGTGGGAATAATGCGTAATCCTGAAAAACCATTCCTATGCCCCTACGTTCAGTTGGCAGAACATGCTCTGGAGAAGAAACTATTCTATTTTCAATACAAATATTTCCTTGTGATGGAGACTCTAAACCAGCTATCAGTCGCAAGAGTGTGGTTTTGCCACAACCTGATGGGCCTAAAATACCAAGTAATTCGCCTCTAATAAGTGATAAATTTATTGATCGTAAGGTAGGTATAGTCTGACTTGAACTGCCATAGTAGTGGCTAAGATTGTTTATATGTAGGTGAATATCAGTCAACTATTCTATTTTTTTAGAATTTAGTAAATTTAGACTTACGTCTAATAGGTATAATGTAATTCTAAAGCAACCTTCTGAAAAGCTATTGTTGGTGTTCTTTCTTTTTTCTTTATAAAAGTGACCAAAGGTGAATCCGTATGATAAATATAAGATTAAATAGCTTTTTATATGAATAAACGTCAAAGAGCAGATATAATTATTAAGAAGCTAGAGTCACTATACCCATCACCTAAAATACCTCTTAGGCATATTAATAGCTTTACATTTTTAATAGCAGTAATGCTTAGTGCACAAAGCACTGATAAGAAAGTAAATGAGGTTACTGAGGATTTATTTCCTATTGCATATACCCCTCAACTAATGCATTCTCTAGGGATAGATGGTATATATTCATACATAAAGCAATTAGGCCTAGCTAAACAAAAATCAAAATATGCATATCTAATAGCTGAGAAACTTATCCTATCTCACTCTTCAAAAATTCCAGATAGTTTAAATAAATTAGAATCTCTTCCTGGTGTAGGACATAAGACTGCTAGTGTTGTTATATCTCAAGTATTTGGCGTACCTTCTTTCCCGGTAGATACACATATTCATCGCTTAGCACAAAGATGGGGATTAACTTCAGGAACAAGCGTTAAAACAACAGAAGCCGACCTTAAAATGATATTTCCAAAGTCATTATGGAATAAGCTCCATCTGCAAATAATATATTATGGAAGAGAGTATTGTACTGCTAGAGGCTGTAATGGCATGGTTTGTTCCTTGTGTAAACAGCTATATCCCAAAAGAGATAAAGCTGTCATAACCAAGAAAGCATAAACAAGACGATAAAAGTATGATATTTTCTATTAAAGTCTTATAATCAAAGTATTACTAAGCAAATGATGAAAGTTGCAATTAGCGGAGCATCAGGAAAAACTGGTTATCGGATAGCAGAAGAAGCTATTAAGAAGAAATTTCAGACAAAACTTCTAGTACGAAATTCTTCAATACTTCCTAAAAGTCTTGAAAATAAAGAAAGGTGTAATGTCTCATTATTCAATCCTTCCAAACTTGACAATGCTCTTAGGGATTGTGATGCCTTAATTATCGCTACGGGAGCCAGACCTAGTGCTGACTTAACTGGCCCTTGTAAGATTGACGCTAGAGCCGTCAAACAGCAAGTTGAAAGCTGTCAAAGAGTTGGTTTAAAGAGGATCATTCTTGTAAGTTCCTTATGCTCAGGAAAATTAATACATCCATTAAATCTATTTGGATTTATTCTCCTATTCAAACGAATAGGTGAAAGAGCTCTTGAAAATAGCCAATTAGACTGGACAGTAATTAGGCCAGGTGGATTAAATGAAGATGAAGAGAATATAAAAGACGAGTGTGTTCTTTACAGTTCTAAAAATACTCAGGAAGAAGGTTCTATACCTAGAAGACTTGTAGCATCCTCTTGCATAGAGGCATTACAAACAAAAGAATCTATAGGTAAGATTATAGAAATTACAAGTAGTCCAAATAATAAGCGATTAACAATGCAACAATCAATTGAAGAATTTTAGCTATAAGATTATATTATTACAAATAAGTTAAACAGATGAAAACTAACGCAAAAATAGATTCTCTACAGTTAATGCTAACTGATCTAAGAACACGTAATGAACATATACGACATAAGGCAGCTTTTAAAGGTTGTCAGCCAGAGTTCCAATCGTTAGTAAGCAAGCTAATTAATCAACTTGAAGAAGAGCTAAGTCATGAAAAGAAAAATCTAAGAAATATCTAGTTTATTAGTTCCTGTTTAATATTTATATTAACTATCCTAGTTCTAGGCATGCTAAACCATAAATTTCTTTCATAGAAACTGAAGGTTGGGTTCCCTTGTACATTCGCATTGTATGAGATAAGGATTTAAAACCTAGCTCTTTCATTAAGTTATCTGCTAATGGATTTAAACCTGGCGTGTCAATTAGTATCACCCCTGGATGTCGAAGTAAAAGACTTTTAAGTAAAATAGAAGCCAGCTCTGGGGTATCAGCTATCAATGGGCCAATTCGCCAACCTATTCCTTTCTTTAAAAGGCATTTACGAATACGCCCAAACCCAACACAGGAACCTTGGGAGTTAGTTAATGCCAGAACTTTACTCGAGTTATTATTAAATAGCCAATCTGACAAAAAGTGAGGCCTAGGAGTAGGTTCCTTATTCATGTCGTAATTCTGAATAACATCCTCAGTAATCTCTGAGTCTTGAAGTAAAATTAGACCTTTAGTATTAGTTGAAGAATGTAGTATTCCTGATTGTTTACCATCTCCGATATATTCCCATCTGGTGGTCCTAGAAGAAGGTTGAAAACCCCAAGAGGAATAATCATCAATTCTGTCAGGAGCAGCTTCTAATCCTATACAATCTAAATTTGAAAGTTTAAGTAATACGTGCTTCCAAAGAGCTAAGCCAAATCCTCTTCCACGAAATTGTTTATCAACTATAAAAAGGCCTATGAATCCATAAAATGAATTATATTTTACTCCTACAATGGACCCTATTAAACTGTCATTCAGACATGCAACCCATAGGCCTTGTCGATCAGTATTTCTATATATGTTTACGTCTCCAATACCAGGTGCAAAGCCTTCCTCTTTAGCTAATTCAGTAATTTTTAAAATATCATTGTTTTGTATAGTTCTAATATTAAAATCACGGTCCATATGAATTATTAAATTATTTACTATTTAAATATTCATAATACTGTATAGGTGCTATTACTAAAAAAGTAAACCACCATAAAGTTATTAAGAGTGTCAATAGTGATATAAGTATTATATTACTAGTAAGAAGCCAGCATAATAACAGTGATAATATACCTGTTATTATGATGCTCCATGGCTGGCACCACAATGGTTTGTCTGACCAGTATCTTCTAGAATACTTATAAAAGTTATCTACTTTCATAGAATTAAAAAAGTTTTCCTGATTTAATGATTTGATTAAACTCCTCATAGCCACCAATATATTCATCATCTATAAATATTTGGGGAAAAGTTGAACTACCACTCCTTGATTGTACTAGTTTAAATGAGTCATCACTATTAACTTCCGTTACCCTATAAGCGATATTACTTGATTTAATCATTCTTAGAGCACGATTAGACCATGGACAATCGGGAATTACTGCAATTTCTAGTCTGAAAGTTTCTTTAGTGTTTTTTTCACCTTTAATTGTGGAACTATTTACTCCATGATCTAAGGAAGTTAATAGAATGTCAGCTTGTTTTAATACTATAGTCCCTAATTCAAGGTGCCCCCCCCAGACCTTGCAGTCGGAATCCGAGAAACTTAGATGGAGGTGTACATTGCTGGGTGTAAAGGTTCCATTTAATGTGATAATTTCAAGATTACCTTTTTTTATCGTCGGAACATCAATTCCGGGACATTGAAATGCAACTGCAGAAAGATTACCAACAATACCAGTTACGAAACCAGACTCTTTTTTTTGCCGGCCATATTCTTCTATACTAGCTCTGAGGTCGTCACCTGCCTTTAAGTGAATTTGCCTGCTAAACATGTTTATGCTGAAAGATTTTTGATAAGTATTTATTTGGAATGTACGCAGAATTAATTTTGTTCCAATTTACGGACTATAAAGTACATCGCTACGAGAGATCCTACCAGAGTAATCAATAGGAAGGCTGTCATCTGAAAAACAACTAAATACAGTATTAATATTCGCACAAATGAATAGCAAAATCAATTGCTAATAGAAATTACACAAATAGTGTAATAGTCTAAAGGTCAAAGCTTAAGCTCACATCTTATACTATATTTATA is a window from the Prochlorococcus marinus str. MIT 9211 genome containing:
- a CDS encoding DUF6737 family protein, whose product is MMNILVAMRSLIKSLNQENFFNSMKVDNFYKYSRRYWSDKPLWCQPWSIIITGILSLLLCWLLTSNIILISLLTLLITLWWFTFLVIAPIQYYEYLNSK
- a CDS encoding endonuclease III domain-containing protein — protein: MNKRQRADIIIKKLESLYPSPKIPLRHINSFTFLIAVMLSAQSTDKKVNEVTEDLFPIAYTPQLMHSLGIDGIYSYIKQLGLAKQKSKYAYLIAEKLILSHSSKIPDSLNKLESLPGVGHKTASVVISQVFGVPSFPVDTHIHRLAQRWGLTSGTSVKTTEADLKMIFPKSLWNKLHLQIIYYGREYCTARGCNGMVCSLCKQLYPKRDKAVITKKA
- a CDS encoding SDR family oxidoreductase; translated protein: MKVAISGASGKTGYRIAEEAIKKKFQTKLLVRNSSILPKSLENKERCNVSLFNPSKLDNALRDCDALIIATGARPSADLTGPCKIDARAVKQQVESCQRVGLKRIILVSSLCSGKLIHPLNLFGFILLFKRIGERALENSQLDWTVIRPGGLNEDEENIKDECVLYSSKNTQEEGSIPRRLVASSCIEALQTKESIGKIIEITSSPNNKRLTMQQSIEEF
- a CDS encoding ABC transporter ATP-binding protein translates to MTDIHLHINNLSHYYGSSSQTIPTLRSINLSLIRGELLGILGPSGCGKTTLLRLIAGLESPSQGNICIENRIVSSPEHVLPTERRGIGMVFQDYALFPHLNVWRNVCFGLSTNSDKAKANWLLELVGLIDLRDSYPHQLSGGQKQRLALARALAPGTSLLLLDEPFCSLDVEVRHNLRNVLTSVLRSCSATAILVTHDPHEALGICDRVAVLKDGSLHQCSSPVDMLQKPLTSFVGKFVFQNNIVNIHSNGNSFNTPYGSIIAQSHLFKSQPNVLMFDENSLSISLNPCGKCTIISKEFRASQWICRIQDSQNILRVSVTLDANIKIGDKCDLKFINGKYAFLYPGCVSCILKANN
- a CDS encoding PCC domain-containing protein translates to MFSRQIHLKAGDDLRASIEEYGRQKKESGFVTGIVGNLSAVAFQCPGIDVPTIKKGNLEIITLNGTFTPSNVHLHLSFSDSDCKVWGGHLELGTIVLKQADILLTSLDHGVNSSTIKGEKNTKETFRLEIAVIPDCPWSNRALRMIKSSNIAYRVTEVNSDDSFKLVQSRSGSSTFPQIFIDDEYIGGYEEFNQIIKSGKLF
- a CDS encoding chlorophyll a/b binding light-harvesting protein, with the protein product MQTYGNPNVTYDWYAGNSGVTNRSGKFIAAHAAHAGLMMFWAGAFTLFELARYDSSIPMGNQNLICLPHLAGLGIGGVSNGVITEPYGCTVVAVLHLIFSGVLGAGGLLHSMRYEGDLGNYPDSARAKKFDFEWDDPDRLTFILGHHLIFLGLGNIQFVEWARIHGIYDAAKGITRTVDYNLDLGMVWNHQADFLSISSLEDVMGGHAFLAFFLITGGAFHIATKQFGEYTEFKGKGLLSAESILSYSLAGVAYCAFVAAFWCSTNTTVYPTDLYGEVLKLQFDFAPYFADTASDLPADVHTARAWLANSHFFLGFFYLQGHLWHALRGMGFDFKRVGKAFDNMENAKITAG
- a CDS encoding GNAT family N-acetyltransferase, which gives rise to MDRDFNIRTIQNNDILKITELAKEEGFAPGIGDVNIYRNTDRQGLWVACLNDSLIGSIVGVKYNSFYGFIGLFIVDKQFRGRGFGLALWKHVLLKLSNLDCIGLEAAPDRIDDYSSWGFQPSSRTTRWEYIGDGKQSGILHSSTNTKGLILLQDSEITEDVIQNYDMNKEPTPRPHFLSDWLFNNNSSKVLALTNSQGSCVGFGRIRKCLLKKGIGWRIGPLIADTPELASILLKSLLLRHPGVILIDTPGLNPLADNLMKELGFKSLSHTMRMYKGTQPSVSMKEIYGLACLELG
- a CDS encoding ferritin; protein product: MNDISMNTSTVMSGPSGRAMAQPMETSLVEALYQHLTMERNSSAQYFAMSLWFAERELRGFASFFKHESLSEQEHASNFANYLIARGQSVVLQDIAAPNQQWESIESVICHAFQMEADVTSSLHQLYSLAERATDTRSNVFLDPIIESQTKSEDEFAHILGKVRFANEQPPALLIIDNELSTN
- a CDS encoding helix-turn-helix domain-containing protein — encoded protein: MNYRFLPDGPVPKVRMTPGQTVLIDPSSRSEGSCLEVIEGIARVYCPCEETEGMTLAFLQSGDQLRTARLCSEGICVEALTPLCFKSDADSLEANGYDPVNEWTLQLLRIRHLGNAEQRLQALLALLVNRLGRRCGNWCQLPFRLTHERIGELIGSTRVTSTRLISRLRSADLLVVPSGESTISLAPEFVEAAPLSI